One Anaerolineae bacterium genomic region harbors:
- a CDS encoding nuclease, translating to MNPRDLKRPVFDHRRPKPILGQMRVCSVFLLLGMLALACDFTHFFPSSPAPLATETTAPLITTSILETTPSGGEPTLTPAAEIPPHLQYLPLLADGGSTVEAKGIAFSPTPKPTRTPNHPRSTSTATPTTYATITPIPLSYLCIPPQTPQLGLVTKVVDGDTIRVLLDGREEKVRYIGIDAPESTTAQEAFGKEATKRNAQLVRDQIVELYRDVSETDRYGRLLRYVVTNSVFVNLKLVEEGYAKAVTYPPDVACATIFQYAERTARELGKGLWALATPSLSPNCDPAYPDECIPSPPPVLSCSEITFRNFRVLSPDPHGFDQDGDGLGCEE from the coding sequence ATGAACCCTCGAGACCTGAAGCGCCCTGTGTTTGATCACCGCCGACCGAAACCCATCCTCGGGCAGATGCGCGTCTGTTCGGTTTTCCTGCTCCTGGGAATGCTTGCCCTGGCGTGTGATTTCACCCATTTCTTCCCTTCTTCGCCTGCGCCTTTGGCAACCGAAACAACCGCTCCGCTCATCACCACCAGCATCCTCGAAACAACTCCCTCTGGCGGAGAACCAACGCTCACCCCAGCAGCCGAAATCCCGCCGCACTTGCAATATCTGCCTCTGCTCGCCGATGGTGGTTCGACTGTGGAAGCCAAAGGCATTGCCTTTTCCCCCACGCCAAAGCCGACTCGAACGCCAAACCACCCGCGCTCTACCTCAACCGCCACCCCTACCACCTATGCCACCATCACACCCATCCCTCTTTCCTACCTCTGCATTCCTCCTCAAACCCCACAGCTTGGCCTGGTTACCAAAGTTGTGGACGGTGACACCATCCGTGTCTTGCTCGATGGCAGGGAAGAAAAAGTGCGCTACATCGGCATCGACGCCCCCGAAAGCACAACCGCCCAGGAAGCCTTTGGAAAAGAAGCAACCAAACGCAACGCTCAGTTGGTCCGCGATCAGATTGTCGAGTTATATCGGGATGTCTCCGAAACCGACCGCTATGGTCGTCTCTTGCGTTATGTCGTCACCAATTCGGTCTTCGTCAACCTGAAACTCGTCGAAGAAGGCTATGCGAAAGCAGTGACCTATCCTCCGGATGTAGCCTGCGCAACCATTTTTCAGTATGCCGAACGAACCGCCCGTGAACTTGGGAAAGGTTTATGGGCACTTGCCACGCCTTCCCTCTCTCCAAATTGCGATCCTGCCTATCCAGATGAATGCATCCCTTCCCCACCGCCCGTCTTAAGCTGCAGCGAGATCACCTTCCGCAACTTTCGCGTTCTCTCGCCTGATCCACACGGTTTTGATCAGGACGGCGACGGTCTGGGCTGTGAGGAATAA